The Vicia villosa cultivar HV-30 ecotype Madison, WI linkage group LG1, Vvil1.0, whole genome shotgun sequence genome includes a region encoding these proteins:
- the LOC131638578 gene encoding protein LOL1 → MPVPLAPYPTPPPAPYTPPPTNGSQSQLVCSGCRNLLVYPVGATSVCCAVCNAVTAVPPPGTEMAQLVCGGCHTLLMYIRGATSVQCSCCHTVNLALEANQVAHVNCGNCRMLLMYQYGARSVKCAVCNFVTSVGASASTTEQKFST, encoded by the exons ATGCCAGTTCCACTTGCCCCCTACCCAACTCCACCACCAGCTCCATATACACCACCACCAACAAATG GTTCACAAAGTCAACTTGTGTGTTCTGGTTGTAGAAACCTTCTGGTGTATCCAGTTGGAGCTACTTCTGTATGCTGTGCTGTTTGCAATGCTGTCACAGCAGTGCCACCTCCTG GTACAGAAATGGCTCAGTTAGTTTGTGGAGGATGCCATACTTTACTCATGTACATCCGCGGAGCGACGAGCGTTCAATGCTCTTGTTGTCACACAGTCAATCTAGCTTTGGAAG CAAATCAGGTGGCACATGTCAATTGTGGTAACTGCAGGATGCTTCTTATGTACCAATATGGAGCAAGATCCGTGAAATGTGCAGTTTGCAATTTTGTTACCTCAGTTGGG GCTTCAGCAAGCACCACTGAGCAGAAGTTCAGCACCTAA